From a region of the Actinopolymorpha singaporensis genome:
- a CDS encoding TIGR03620 family F420-dependent LLM class oxidoreductase — protein sequence MTPLSGNAPRPGTWKERLGSVGVWSSALNWASAASAREAAAEVEELGYGSLWVSETPLSKEPFANAAVLLAATARIPMGTGIANVWARDAAAARAAALTLSESFPGRFVLGLGVSHLPAVQARGGQYERPLAKMRDYLDQLEGGAPYEANRGQEDPPVVLAALRRKMLELARDRTQGAHPYFVPPEHTARAREVLGADPLLIPEQAVLLETDPERARALGRDHTSYYLKLPNYTNNLRALGFSDEEFENGGSDRLLDAIVAWGDVDAVRARVRQHLDAGADHVLLQPVAPEHGIGLDQLRELAPALLG from the coding sequence ATGACACCCCTCTCCGGCAACGCGCCCCGGCCCGGCACCTGGAAGGAGCGGCTGGGCTCCGTCGGCGTCTGGAGCAGCGCTCTGAACTGGGCGTCCGCAGCCTCCGCCCGCGAGGCCGCCGCCGAGGTCGAGGAGCTCGGCTACGGCTCGCTGTGGGTCTCGGAGACCCCGCTGTCGAAGGAGCCGTTCGCCAACGCCGCCGTCCTGCTGGCGGCGACCGCGCGGATCCCCATGGGCACCGGCATCGCCAACGTGTGGGCCCGGGACGCGGCCGCCGCCAGAGCCGCTGCGCTGACGCTGTCGGAGTCGTTCCCCGGCCGGTTCGTGCTCGGCCTCGGCGTGAGTCACCTGCCCGCGGTCCAGGCCAGAGGCGGGCAGTACGAACGCCCGTTGGCCAAGATGCGTGACTACCTCGACCAACTGGAGGGCGGCGCACCCTACGAGGCGAACCGCGGGCAGGAGGACCCGCCGGTGGTGCTGGCCGCGCTGCGCCGGAAGATGCTGGAACTCGCCCGCGACCGTACGCAGGGCGCGCACCCCTACTTCGTCCCTCCCGAGCACACCGCCCGTGCTCGGGAGGTGCTGGGGGCCGACCCGCTGCTCATCCCCGAGCAGGCCGTCCTGCTCGAGACCGACCCCGAACGGGCGCGTGCCCTCGGCCGCGACCACACGTCGTACTACCTCAAGCTCCCCAACTACACCAACAACCTGCGCGCGCTCGGCTTCTCCGACGAGGAGTTCGAGAACGGCGGCAGCGACCGCCTGCTCGACGCGATCGTCGCGTGGGGTGACGTCGACGCCGTACGCGCCAGGGTGCGGCAGCACCTGGACGCGGGTGCCGACCACGTGCTGCTCCAGCCGGTCGCGCCCGAACACGGCATCGGGCTGGACCAACTACGCGAGCTCGCACCGGCCCTGCTCGGCTGA
- a CDS encoding C1 family peptidase, with translation METIVLPGRTRPVGTGWLPDRPDVRDLTSRSTPVVDKLKNSASASLRGLADRMTTAGGGRATNKLPAKVDLRQWCSSVEDQGELGSCTANAACGIMEYYQRRASGKYIDLSRLFLYKVTRDFLGVKGDTGAYLRSVMGALAAFGSPPEKYWPYDVTKFDEDPPAFAFAFAQNYQALQYFRLDPAGTNGEDALAEVRSHLAAGIPAMFGFTVYESIQKPASPGDIPFPSAKENVLGGHAIAAVGYDDKRKVTNPGDNTTQTGAFLVRNSWGESWGDSGYGWLPYEYVRRELATDWWSMTQAEMFDTTAFDE, from the coding sequence ATGGAGACGATCGTCCTGCCCGGCCGGACCCGGCCGGTCGGCACGGGCTGGCTGCCCGACCGCCCCGACGTACGCGACCTCACCAGCCGGTCCACGCCCGTGGTGGACAAGCTGAAGAACTCCGCCTCGGCCAGCCTGCGCGGCCTGGCGGACCGGATGACGACCGCGGGAGGTGGGCGGGCCACCAACAAGCTGCCGGCCAAGGTCGACCTGCGGCAGTGGTGCTCGTCGGTGGAGGACCAGGGCGAGCTCGGTTCGTGCACGGCGAACGCCGCCTGCGGGATCATGGAGTACTACCAGCGCCGGGCCAGCGGGAAGTACATCGACCTGTCCCGGCTGTTCCTGTACAAGGTCACCCGCGACTTCCTCGGGGTGAAGGGGGACACGGGTGCCTACCTGCGTTCGGTGATGGGGGCACTGGCCGCCTTCGGCTCGCCGCCGGAGAAGTACTGGCCCTACGACGTGACGAAGTTCGACGAGGACCCGCCCGCGTTCGCGTTCGCCTTCGCGCAGAACTACCAGGCCCTGCAGTACTTCCGGCTCGACCCAGCCGGGACGAACGGCGAGGACGCGCTCGCGGAGGTGCGCAGCCACCTCGCCGCCGGCATCCCCGCGATGTTCGGCTTCACCGTCTACGAGTCGATCCAGAAGCCGGCCAGCCCCGGTGACATTCCGTTCCCGAGCGCCAAGGAGAACGTCCTCGGCGGCCACGCGATCGCCGCCGTCGGGTACGACGACAAGCGCAAGGTCACCAACCCGGGCGACAACACCACGCAGACCGGCGCGTTCCTCGTCCGCAACTCGTGGGGGGAGAGCTGGGGTGACAGCGGCTACGGCTGGCTGCCGTACGAGTACGTCCGTCGCGAGCTCGCCACCGACTGGTGGTCGATGACCCAGGCGGAGATGTTCGACACCACCGCCTTCGACGAGTAG
- a CDS encoding M50 family metallopeptidase produces MDLIAITGAVVFFVGVLASVALHEIGHFAPAKWFDVRVTQYMVGFGRTVWSRRRGETEYGLKLIPFGGYVRMIGMFPPARDGRMRRASTGPFQTLIEEARNSSAEETPPGEEHRLFYTKKWWQKLIIMSGGPLMNIILAVLLFGIVLMGFGTDVPKPTVSAVPDCVVPAADGARKCTPADPLSPAKKAGLRPGDEIVAFNGTPIDSWNKASALIRDAGAGPVTITVNRDGARRTLHATLIAADRPDPNNPAQLERVGFLGVSPTVVRERQGPGAVIGEMGRLTAATAHAMVHIPQRMVGVAKAAFGEKRAMDSPMSVIGASRVAGEIASASQVSVGDRIATFLQWLGALNLFVALFNLVPLLPMDGGHIAGALYEALRRAVARLRRRPDPGYVDVARALPVAYAVASVLIVMGVLLLYADIVNPVRISN; encoded by the coding sequence ATGGACCTGATCGCGATCACCGGCGCCGTCGTCTTCTTCGTCGGCGTGCTCGCCTCGGTCGCCCTGCACGAGATCGGCCACTTCGCGCCAGCCAAGTGGTTCGACGTCCGCGTCACCCAGTACATGGTCGGGTTCGGCCGCACGGTGTGGTCGCGTCGGCGCGGTGAGACGGAGTACGGCCTGAAGCTCATCCCGTTCGGCGGGTACGTCCGGATGATCGGGATGTTCCCGCCGGCCCGCGACGGGCGGATGCGCAGGGCCAGCACCGGGCCGTTCCAGACGCTGATCGAGGAGGCCCGCAACTCCTCGGCGGAGGAGACGCCGCCCGGTGAGGAGCACCGCCTCTTCTACACCAAGAAGTGGTGGCAGAAGCTGATCATCATGAGCGGCGGCCCGCTGATGAACATCATCCTGGCGGTCCTGCTGTTCGGGATCGTGCTGATGGGCTTCGGCACCGACGTGCCCAAGCCGACGGTCAGCGCGGTGCCCGACTGCGTGGTTCCCGCCGCCGACGGCGCCCGCAAGTGCACGCCGGCTGATCCGCTGTCGCCGGCGAAGAAGGCCGGGCTGCGGCCCGGCGACGAGATCGTGGCCTTCAACGGCACCCCGATCGACTCCTGGAACAAGGCGTCCGCGCTGATCCGTGACGCCGGCGCGGGCCCGGTCACGATCACGGTGAACCGGGACGGCGCGCGGCGCACCCTGCACGCCACGTTGATCGCGGCCGACCGGCCCGACCCGAACAACCCCGCGCAGCTGGAACGCGTCGGCTTCCTCGGGGTCAGTCCCACCGTGGTCCGCGAACGCCAGGGACCCGGTGCGGTGATCGGTGAGATGGGCCGGCTCACCGCGGCGACGGCCCACGCAATGGTGCACATCCCCCAACGCATGGTCGGGGTGGCCAAGGCGGCGTTCGGGGAGAAGCGGGCGATGGACAGCCCGATGAGCGTGATCGGCGCCAGCCGCGTCGCGGGCGAGATCGCCTCCGCCTCGCAGGTGTCGGTCGGCGACCGGATCGCCACGTTCCTGCAGTGGCTCGGGGCGCTGAACCTCTTCGTCGCGTTGTTCAACCTCGTGCCGCTGCTGCCCATGGACGGCGGTCACATCGCGGGGGCGTTGTACGAAGCGCTGCGGCGCGCCGTGGCCCGGCTGCGGCGCAGGCCCGATCCGGGCTACGTCGACGTGGCGCGGGCCCTGCCGGTCGCGTACGCGGTGGCGAGCGTGCTCATCGTGATGGGCGTCCTGTTGTTGTACGCCGACATCGTCAACCCGGTACGGATATCGAACTGA
- the purU gene encoding formyltetrahydrofolate deformylase, translated as MSNTSPRPEYVLTLSCADRLGIVHAVAGFLAERGCNIVDSQQFSDRLDGGFFMRVHVQAESEQTTLDDLQVGFAPIGATFGMDWQVRDLGVRQRLLVLVSKQDHCLNDLMYRCRVGAIPADIAAVVSNHPDAGPMVEKTGLPFHHLPVTADTKQAQEQAILDLVSAQRVDLVVLARYMQVLSHDLCEKLVGRAINIHHSFLPSFKGARPYHQAYERGVKLIGATAHYVTEVLDEGPIIEQEVARVDHTLTPAKLAAVGRDLECLALARAVTWHLEHRVILNGMRTVIFR; from the coding sequence ATGAGCAACACCAGCCCCCGGCCGGAGTACGTCCTCACCCTGTCCTGTGCCGATCGGCTCGGCATCGTGCACGCCGTGGCCGGTTTCCTGGCCGAGCGCGGCTGCAACATCGTGGACAGCCAGCAGTTCAGCGACCGGCTGGACGGCGGCTTCTTCATGCGGGTGCACGTCCAGGCGGAGTCCGAGCAGACGACGCTGGACGACCTGCAGGTCGGCTTCGCCCCGATCGGTGCCACCTTCGGGATGGACTGGCAGGTTCGCGACCTCGGTGTCCGCCAGCGGCTGCTGGTGCTGGTCTCCAAGCAGGACCACTGCCTCAACGACCTGATGTACCGCTGCCGGGTCGGTGCGATTCCGGCCGACATCGCCGCCGTGGTGTCCAACCACCCCGACGCCGGCCCGATGGTGGAGAAGACCGGCCTGCCGTTCCACCATCTGCCGGTGACGGCGGACACCAAGCAGGCGCAGGAACAGGCGATCCTCGATCTCGTGTCCGCCCAGCGGGTCGACCTCGTGGTGCTGGCCCGCTACATGCAGGTGCTGTCCCACGATCTGTGTGAGAAGCTGGTTGGCCGGGCGATCAACATCCACCACTCGTTCCTGCCGAGCTTCAAGGGCGCGCGGCCCTACCACCAGGCGTACGAACGCGGCGTCAAGCTGATCGGCGCGACCGCCCACTACGTCACCGAGGTGCTGGACGAGGGGCCGATCATCGAGCAGGAGGTGGCCAGGGTCGACCACACCCTGACCCCGGCCAAACTCGCGGCGGTGGGCCGCGACCTGGAATGCCTCGCCCTGGCCCGGGCCGTCACCTGGCACCTGGAGCACCGGGTGATCCTGAACGGCATGCGGACGGTCATCTTCCGGTGA
- a CDS encoding TetR/AcrR family transcriptional regulator, whose product MSDIAPAPSASRSRPPGRPRCFDPGAALDTAVEAFLARGYHATSLTDLTTATGLHRGSLYAAFGDKHSLFLAALRRHAERSLAVLDATVTAAPSPLEGIRTFLRDHAERAAGQGNGQGDGRGCLVANTTLELLPEDREVAREIEAYQLRMTARVAQALDEARAAGELTAPGSTTAQARYLFVVVEGMWQLGRTTGDTGTLLDVAEVALAALGPRTDPTT is encoded by the coding sequence ATGTCGGACATCGCCCCGGCCCCCTCGGCCTCCCGGAGCAGACCGCCCGGCCGGCCGCGCTGCTTCGACCCCGGCGCCGCCCTCGACACGGCTGTCGAGGCGTTCCTCGCCCGGGGTTACCACGCGACCTCGCTGACCGACCTCACCACCGCCACCGGGCTGCACCGGGGCAGCCTGTACGCGGCGTTCGGCGACAAGCACAGCCTGTTCCTGGCGGCGCTGCGCCGGCACGCCGAGCGCAGCCTGGCAGTGCTCGACGCCACGGTCACCGCCGCACCCTCGCCGCTGGAAGGCATCCGGACATTCCTCCGCGACCACGCCGAACGCGCCGCCGGGCAGGGGAACGGGCAGGGCGACGGGCGCGGCTGCCTGGTCGCCAACACCACGCTCGAACTGCTGCCCGAGGACCGCGAGGTGGCCCGGGAGATCGAGGCGTACCAGCTGCGGATGACGGCCCGGGTCGCACAGGCGCTGGACGAGGCGCGGGCGGCCGGCGAACTCACCGCACCGGGTTCGACGACGGCGCAGGCGCGGTACCTGTTCGTGGTGGTGGAGGGAATGTGGCAGCTCGGGCGTACGACAGGCGACACCGGCACGCTGCTCGACGTCGCGGAGGTCGCCCTCGCCGCCCTCGGCCCGCGGACCGACCCGACGACCTGA
- a CDS encoding bifunctional methylenetetrahydrofolate dehydrogenase/methenyltetrahydrofolate cyclohydrolase: MSSARILDGKATAAAIRAELTERVARLRAQGVAPGLGTVIVGDDPGSHAYVRGKHRDCAQVGIESIQVELPADATQEEVEAEVRRLNADPACTGFIVQLPLPRGLNANRVLALMDPAKDADGLHPANLGWLVHGEPAPLPCTPRGIVELLRRHDVELAGAEVCVIGRGITVGRPLGLILTRRSENATVTLCHTRTKDLASHVRGADIVVAAAGVPGLIRADMVRPGAAVLDVGITRTDAGLVGDVDPGVREVAGWLAPMPGGVGPMTRAMLLTNVVEAAEAAAADASR; encoded by the coding sequence ATGAGCAGCGCACGGATCCTGGACGGCAAGGCGACGGCGGCGGCCATCCGCGCCGAGCTGACCGAACGCGTGGCGCGCCTGCGCGCGCAGGGTGTCGCACCCGGGCTGGGTACGGTGATCGTCGGCGACGACCCCGGCAGCCACGCGTACGTACGCGGAAAGCACCGCGACTGCGCCCAGGTCGGTATCGAGAGCATCCAGGTGGAGCTGCCCGCCGACGCCACCCAGGAGGAGGTCGAGGCGGAGGTACGCCGGCTGAACGCCGACCCGGCCTGCACGGGGTTCATCGTCCAGCTGCCGCTGCCGAGGGGACTGAACGCCAACCGCGTGCTCGCCCTGATGGATCCGGCCAAGGACGCCGACGGGCTGCACCCGGCCAACCTCGGCTGGCTGGTGCACGGTGAACCCGCGCCGCTGCCCTGCACGCCGCGGGGCATCGTCGAGCTCCTTCGCCGCCACGACGTGGAGCTGGCCGGTGCGGAGGTCTGCGTGATCGGCCGCGGCATCACGGTCGGCCGTCCGCTCGGGCTGATTCTCACCCGGCGCTCGGAGAACGCCACCGTGACCCTTTGTCACACCCGTACCAAGGACCTGGCCTCACACGTGCGCGGCGCCGACATCGTGGTGGCGGCGGCCGGGGTGCCCGGGCTGATCCGCGCCGACATGGTGCGGCCGGGCGCGGCGGTGCTCGACGTCGGCATCACCCGGACCGACGCCGGCCTGGTCGGCGACGTCGACCCGGGTGTGCGCGAGGTGGCCGGCTGGCTGGCGCCGATGCCGGGCGGGGTGGGCCCGATGACGCGGGCGATGCTGCTGACGAACGTGGTGGAGGCAGCCGAGGCGGCGGCGGCCGACGCCTCCCGCTGA
- the dxr gene encoding 1-deoxy-D-xylulose-5-phosphate reductoisomerase has protein sequence MREVVLLGSTGSIGTQAIDVVRRNPDTFRVVGLAAGGGQVDLLARQALDLGVDVVAVSRSTVVQDLQLAFYAQAQRQGYSRGEFSVPKILAGPDAAAEIATWPCDTVLNGMTGSVGLAPTLAALNAGRTLALANKESLIAGGPLVRAAAKPGQIVPVDSEHTALAQCLRSGSRSEVRRLVVTASGGPFRGRSRASLADVTLEQALAHPTWNMGPVVTINSATLVNKGLEVIEAHELFDVPYADIEVVVHPQSVVHSMVEFADGSTIAQASPPDMRLPIALALGWPDRVPDAAPACDWTRAATWQFEPLDDEAFPAVRLAREAGERGGLAPAVYNAANEECVAAFTAGRLPFLGIVDTVAAIVGEYAHQAGPGAGGNPRTLPEVLEAETWARARATELIEGHAASSDREGSSGWI, from the coding sequence ATGCGTGAGGTGGTACTCCTCGGCTCGACCGGCTCGATCGGAACCCAGGCGATCGACGTCGTACGCCGCAACCCGGACACGTTCCGCGTCGTCGGGCTCGCCGCCGGCGGCGGGCAGGTCGACCTGCTCGCCCGGCAGGCGCTCGATCTCGGCGTCGACGTGGTGGCGGTGTCCCGCTCGACCGTCGTCCAGGACCTCCAGCTGGCGTTCTACGCGCAGGCCCAGCGGCAGGGCTACTCCCGCGGCGAGTTCAGCGTTCCGAAGATCCTCGCCGGGCCGGACGCGGCCGCCGAGATCGCCACCTGGCCCTGCGACACCGTTCTGAACGGCATGACCGGCTCCGTCGGGCTGGCACCCACGCTCGCCGCGCTGAACGCCGGCCGCACGCTCGCGCTGGCCAACAAGGAGTCGCTGATCGCCGGCGGTCCACTCGTCCGCGCGGCCGCCAAACCCGGCCAGATCGTCCCGGTCGACTCCGAGCACACCGCGCTGGCGCAGTGCCTGCGTTCCGGCAGCCGCTCCGAGGTGCGCCGGCTGGTGGTCACCGCCAGCGGCGGCCCGTTCCGCGGCCGCAGCCGGGCCTCCCTGGCCGACGTCACGCTCGAGCAGGCGCTGGCCCACCCCACCTGGAACATGGGCCCGGTGGTCACGATCAACTCCGCCACCCTGGTCAACAAGGGGCTGGAGGTGATCGAGGCGCACGAGCTCTTCGACGTCCCGTACGCCGACATCGAGGTGGTGGTCCACCCGCAGTCGGTCGTGCACTCGATGGTGGAGTTCGCCGACGGGTCCACGATCGCCCAGGCCAGCCCGCCCGACATGCGGCTGCCGATCGCGCTCGCGCTCGGCTGGCCGGACCGCGTGCCCGACGCCGCACCCGCCTGCGACTGGACCCGGGCGGCGACCTGGCAGTTCGAGCCGCTGGACGACGAGGCGTTCCCGGCGGTGCGCCTCGCCCGGGAGGCGGGAGAGCGGGGCGGCTTGGCGCCGGCGGTCTACAACGCCGCCAACGAGGAGTGCGTCGCGGCGTTCACGGCGGGTCGGCTGCCGTTCCTCGGCATCGTGGACACCGTGGCCGCGATCGTCGGGGAGTACGCTCACCAGGCGGGCCCCGGAGCCGGCGGGAACCCCCGTACGCTCCCGGAGGTTCTGGAGGCGGAGACCTGGGCACGCGCCCGCGCCACCGAACTCATCGAAGGCCACGCCGCATCGTCTGACCGGGAGGGCTCCTCCGGATGGATCTGA
- the ispG gene encoding flavodoxin-dependent (E)-4-hydroxy-3-methylbut-2-enyl-diphosphate synthase, with protein sequence MPAAPPPVLAERRKTRQIRVGKVLVGGDAPVSVQSMTTTPTTDINATLQQIAELTATGCDIVRVAVPSQDDADALPAIAAKSQIPVIADIHFQPKYVFAAIEAGCAAVRVNPGNIRKFDDQVKEIARTAADAGVSIRIGVNAGSLDPRLLQKYGKPTPEALVESALWEASLFEEHGFHDFKISVKHHDPVVMVRAYELLSEQCDYPLHLGVTEAGPAFQGTIKSSVAFGALLSKGIGDTIRVSLSAPPAEEVKVGIKILESLNLRPRKLEIVSCPSCGRAQVDVYKLAEEVTAGLEGMEVPLRVAVMGCVVNGPGEAREADLGVASGNGKGQIFVKGEVVRTVPESEIVETLIDEAMRIGEELKGAGVASGAPEVEVR encoded by the coding sequence ATGCCCGCAGCACCCCCGCCCGTCCTCGCCGAACGCCGCAAGACCCGGCAGATCCGGGTCGGCAAGGTGCTGGTCGGCGGCGACGCACCGGTCTCGGTGCAGTCGATGACGACGACGCCGACCACCGACATCAATGCGACGCTGCAGCAGATCGCGGAGCTGACGGCGACCGGGTGCGACATCGTCCGGGTCGCGGTCCCGAGCCAGGACGACGCCGACGCGCTGCCGGCCATCGCCGCGAAGTCGCAGATCCCGGTGATCGCCGACATCCACTTCCAGCCGAAGTACGTCTTCGCCGCGATCGAGGCCGGCTGCGCCGCGGTACGGGTCAACCCCGGCAACATCCGCAAGTTCGACGACCAGGTGAAGGAGATCGCTCGTACGGCCGCCGACGCGGGCGTGTCCATCCGGATCGGCGTCAACGCCGGCTCGCTGGACCCCAGGCTGCTGCAGAAGTACGGCAAGCCCACCCCCGAGGCGCTGGTCGAGTCGGCCCTGTGGGAGGCCAGCCTGTTCGAGGAGCACGGCTTCCACGACTTCAAGATCTCGGTGAAGCACCACGACCCGGTGGTGATGGTGCGGGCGTACGAGCTGCTGTCGGAGCAGTGCGACTACCCCCTGCACCTGGGCGTGACCGAGGCCGGCCCGGCGTTCCAGGGCACGATCAAGTCCTCGGTGGCGTTCGGCGCCCTGCTGTCGAAGGGGATCGGCGACACGATCCGGGTGTCCCTGTCCGCCCCGCCGGCGGAGGAGGTCAAGGTCGGCATCAAGATCCTCGAGTCGCTGAACCTCCGCCCGCGCAAGCTGGAGATCGTGTCCTGCCCCTCGTGCGGGCGCGCGCAGGTCGACGTCTACAAGCTCGCCGAGGAGGTGACCGCGGGCCTGGAGGGCATGGAGGTGCCGCTGCGCGTCGCCGTGATGGGCTGCGTGGTGAACGGCCCGGGCGAGGCGCGCGAGGCCGACCTCGGTGTGGCGTCCGGCAACGGCAAGGGCCAGATCTTCGTCAAGGGCGAGGTCGTGCGTACCGTCCCCGAGAGCGAGATCGTGGAGACCCTCATCGACGAGGCCATGCGGATCGGTGAGGAGCTGAAGGGTGCCGGAGTAGCATCCGGGGCACCCGAGGTCGAGGTGCGCTAG
- a CDS encoding DUF6328 family protein: MDSSGGTGPRRPLRPGETRVQRADRNFAEILGELRVLQTGVQILFGFLLILAVQPRFGETSTFGRVTYVVTLMLCCLATALLMGPVAYHRALFAKGLKPEIVRVSNRFARAGMLVLFLAIDGAVLLVMDFVFGLPVALVPAAFVLVVFTAAWYVLPTRRLAALDRELRELREKPEQSLPGQRSPGGPHEPGNAGHGS; encoded by the coding sequence ATGGACAGTTCCGGAGGGACCGGGCCGCGCCGACCCCTGCGGCCCGGCGAGACCCGGGTCCAGCGGGCCGACCGGAACTTCGCCGAGATCCTCGGTGAGCTGCGGGTCCTGCAGACCGGTGTGCAGATCCTGTTCGGTTTCCTGCTGATCCTCGCGGTGCAGCCGAGGTTCGGCGAGACCTCGACGTTCGGCCGGGTCACCTACGTCGTCACGTTGATGCTGTGCTGCCTGGCGACCGCGTTGCTGATGGGCCCGGTCGCCTACCACCGCGCGCTGTTCGCGAAGGGCCTCAAGCCGGAGATCGTGCGGGTGTCCAACCGGTTCGCCCGCGCGGGCATGCTGGTGCTGTTCCTCGCGATCGACGGTGCGGTGCTGCTGGTGATGGACTTCGTGTTCGGCCTGCCTGTCGCACTGGTGCCGGCGGCGTTCGTCCTGGTGGTGTTCACGGCGGCGTGGTACGTCCTTCCGACCAGACGGCTGGCGGCCCTGGACCGGGAGTTGCGCGAGCTACGGGAAAAGCCCGAGCAGTCCTTGCCCGGGCAGCGGAGTCCTGGAGGTCCCCACGAGCCCGGGAACGCGGGCCATGGCTCCTGA
- a CDS encoding DUF4081 domain-containing GNAT family N-acetyltransferase, which produces MLETTERVRLLRTSDLRAVRRLLDADPVTNVFIDARVRAAGSDLRRMGGQLWGYGEGSRLTSLCFAGANLVPVAATPAAVAAFAELALRYGRNCSSVWGPREAVAPLWDALAPTWGPARGVRAEQPFLTTRDQPAVPADPAVRRVRIDELDALYRASVAFFREELGVSPEERDGGAYYRARVAELIARGHAFARFENGEVVFKAEIGVATPRAFQIQGVWVRPDRRGEGLSAPGVAAVTAAGLRDVAPVATLYVNDFNHAARRTYARVGFTHADTFMTVLF; this is translated from the coding sequence ATGCTCGAGACCACCGAGCGGGTCCGGCTCCTGCGCACGTCCGATCTCCGCGCTGTCCGGCGGCTGCTGGACGCCGACCCGGTGACCAACGTGTTCATCGACGCGCGGGTCCGCGCGGCCGGCAGCGACCTGCGCCGGATGGGCGGGCAGCTGTGGGGGTACGGCGAGGGCAGCCGGCTCACGTCGCTGTGCTTCGCCGGTGCCAACCTCGTGCCCGTCGCCGCCACGCCGGCCGCGGTCGCGGCGTTCGCCGAACTCGCCCTGCGCTACGGCCGCAACTGTTCGTCGGTGTGGGGCCCGCGGGAGGCGGTGGCGCCGCTGTGGGACGCGCTCGCGCCGACCTGGGGACCGGCCCGTGGGGTGCGTGCGGAGCAGCCGTTCCTCACCACCCGCGACCAGCCGGCGGTGCCCGCCGACCCGGCCGTGCGCCGGGTCCGCATCGACGAGCTCGACGCGCTCTACCGCGCCAGCGTGGCGTTCTTCCGCGAGGAGCTCGGGGTGAGCCCGGAGGAGCGCGACGGCGGGGCCTACTACCGTGCACGGGTCGCGGAGCTGATCGCCCGGGGCCACGCGTTCGCGCGGTTCGAGAACGGCGAGGTCGTCTTCAAGGCCGAGATCGGGGTGGCGACTCCGCGGGCGTTCCAGATCCAGGGCGTGTGGGTGCGGCCGGACCGGCGGGGCGAGGGACTCTCCGCGCCGGGGGTCGCGGCGGTGACCGCCGCCGGGCTGCGTGACGTGGCGCCGGTGGCTACGTTGTACGTCAACGATTTCAACCACGCGGCACGGCGCACCTACGCACGCGTCGGCTTCACCCACGCCGACACGTTCATGACCGTGTTGTTCTAG